One Halorientalis litorea DNA segment encodes these proteins:
- a CDS encoding RNA-binding domain-containing protein, whose product MIYSVDVQVTAPVNDTEVTERVRDAILNLFPNAEIEERPGELLAETHDLEAFSEHLHRQEILDAARNVFLENREGDTLAFDLKKQAAFEDVVTFAVGNPSELGDLHVRVRVEEPDVATYIEHVAPPTEEGRPVDLDDASGDDR is encoded by the coding sequence ATGATATACAGCGTCGACGTTCAGGTGACGGCCCCGGTCAACGACACCGAGGTCACCGAACGGGTCCGCGACGCGATACTGAACCTCTTCCCGAACGCCGAAATCGAGGAACGGCCGGGTGAACTCCTCGCCGAGACCCACGACTTGGAGGCGTTCTCCGAACACCTCCACAGACAGGAGATACTCGACGCCGCCCGCAACGTGTTCCTCGAGAACCGCGAGGGCGACACGCTCGCCTTCGACCTGAAGAAGCAGGCGGCCTTCGAGGACGTGGTCACCTTCGCCGTCGGCAACCCGAGCGAACTCGGCGACCTGCACGTTCGCGTTCGGGTCGAGGAACCCGACGTGGCGACGTACATCGAACACGTCGCGCCGCCGACGGAGGAGGGCCG
- a CDS encoding AAA family ATPase encodes MTVIGTVGLPGSGKGEAAAVARDLDIPVVTMGDVIRQECRDRGLDPAQHHGEVAQRLREEDGPAAVAQRSLPMLESELDHADTVLVDGLRSDVELDAFRERFGEEFVLVSIEAPFETRRERLDDRGRDDPDTESLEERDERELGFGMGEVMDRADVTIENTDSLDRFREQIRALVREGPGALEA; translated from the coding sequence ATGACCGTCATCGGGACCGTCGGGTTACCGGGCAGTGGCAAGGGTGAGGCCGCCGCCGTCGCGCGCGACCTCGACATCCCCGTCGTGACGATGGGCGATGTCATCCGGCAGGAGTGCCGCGACAGGGGGTTGGACCCCGCACAGCACCACGGCGAGGTCGCACAGCGACTCCGCGAGGAGGACGGCCCCGCCGCCGTCGCACAGCGATCCCTCCCGATGCTCGAATCCGAACTCGACCACGCCGACACCGTCCTCGTCGACGGCCTCCGGTCGGACGTGGAACTCGACGCGTTCCGCGAGCGGTTCGGCGAGGAGTTCGTCCTCGTGAGTATCGAGGCCCCCTTCGAGACGCGACGGGAGCGACTCGACGACCGGGGCCGCGACGACCCGGACACCGAGAGCCTCGAAGAACGCGACGAGCGCGAACTCGGGTTCGGGATGGGCGAAGTGATGGACAGGGCGGACGTGACGATAGAGAACACCGACAGCCTCGACCGGTTCCGCGAGCAGATACGCGCGCTCGTGCGAGAGGGACCTGGCGCGCTCGAAGCATGA